The following proteins are co-located in the Deferribacter autotrophicus genome:
- a CDS encoding phosphomannomutase/phosphoglucomutase, with product MIDKKIFRQYDIRGIFPDNFNKETIKQITNTFAYQLIKKVKKENPTVTIGRDVRLSSDELFEGAKEGLLDAGVNVIDLGRCPTPVTYFSAFHLNSDGFIMITGSHNPPEYNGMKFGIGKETYHSELITSIYDDIIKYGYRKSANKGNFSSYDIVSTYIEWMNNHFSELKEKISKLQRKIKIVIDAGNGVASKVAPKIFKNLGVEVVELYCEEDGTFPNHHPDPTVEENLVDLINTVKTEKADFGIGYDGDADRIGVVDEKGSIIWGDMLLIIYAKELKKYYSKPKVIADVKASQVLFDYLEEIGAEPIMWKTGHSLIKDKLKETNAELAGEMSGHIFFNDKYFGYDDAIYSSVRFLEAYVNRLIDNEIKVCSDLLKDIPKVYNTPEIRFDCPEEKKFEIVNKLTELFKQYKNEGKYGIKNIIDTDGIRVVFDEGWGLLRASNTQPVLVMRFEAATKEKMLEYQKIIESELNKLI from the coding sequence ATGATAGATAAAAAAATCTTTCGTCAATACGACATCAGAGGTATTTTTCCAGACAACTTCAACAAAGAAACAATCAAGCAAATTACTAACACTTTCGCTTATCAGTTAATAAAAAAAGTTAAAAAAGAAAATCCTACTGTTACCATAGGAAGAGATGTTAGATTATCATCTGATGAACTCTTTGAAGGAGCAAAAGAAGGTTTACTTGATGCCGGTGTAAATGTAATCGATTTGGGAAGATGCCCTACCCCAGTTACCTACTTTAGTGCATTTCATTTAAACTCCGATGGGTTTATCATGATTACAGGAAGTCACAACCCCCCTGAATACAACGGAATGAAATTTGGCATAGGAAAAGAGACTTACCACTCTGAACTGATAACATCTATCTATGATGATATTATTAAATACGGTTACAGAAAATCTGCAAATAAAGGTAATTTTTCTTCATACGATATCGTTTCTACTTATATAGAATGGATGAATAACCATTTCTCAGAATTAAAAGAGAAAATTTCAAAACTTCAAAGGAAAATAAAAATTGTTATAGATGCTGGAAACGGCGTAGCTTCAAAAGTTGCTCCAAAAATATTTAAAAATTTAGGTGTAGAAGTAGTAGAACTTTACTGTGAAGAGGACGGAACCTTCCCAAATCATCACCCTGACCCCACTGTTGAAGAAAACCTTGTTGATCTTATTAATACTGTAAAAACAGAGAAGGCTGATTTTGGAATAGGATATGATGGTGACGCAGATAGAATCGGTGTAGTAGATGAAAAAGGAAGTATTATCTGGGGTGATATGCTTTTAATCATTTATGCTAAAGAATTGAAAAAATACTACTCAAAACCAAAAGTTATTGCAGATGTGAAAGCTTCTCAAGTGCTGTTTGATTACCTTGAAGAAATAGGTGCTGAACCAATCATGTGGAAAACAGGCCACTCATTAATTAAAGATAAATTAAAAGAAACCAACGCTGAATTAGCTGGTGAAATGAGTGGTCATATCTTCTTCAATGACAAATATTTTGGGTATGATGATGCCATCTATTCTTCAGTAAGATTTTTAGAAGCATACGTTAACAGACTTATCGACAATGAAATAAAAGTCTGCTCAGACTTATTAAAAGATATACCAAAAGTTTATAACACTCCCGAAATAAGATTTGATTGCCCTGAAGAGAAAAAATTTGAGATAGTGAACAAATTAACAGAACTATTCAAACAATACAAAAATGAAGGAAAATATGGCATTAAAAATATTATAGATACTGACGGTATAAGGGTAGTTTTTGATGAAGGATGGGGATTATTAAGAGCAAGTAATACACAACCTGTATTAGTGATGAGATTCGAAGCAGCCACTAAAGAAAAAATGTTAGAATATCAGAAAATAATTGAATCAGAGTTGAATAAACTTATATAA
- a CDS encoding ATP-binding protein, protein MKKIGVYFNKFKYNKEKIKEFCENECFEFIDIDSIDKLNNADHSWIMIMTDEFDENLSNLKIGVPLVLVGDLTKCGSTTSCYQLSKDFNDVCLRGLVDVIYHGGILETFNIAAKPTFIKKECIIHNDIFNIDKIVYNLTRELIYFFKISDIQKLRIGISEILTNAIEHGNLEISGDKKFEETENGTYLEFLKQRLLDDRFKDRYVSLMMEINSEIFKVVIKDMGQGFDTKSISNQFDDDDLLKLHGRGILIAKMYFDEIVYNEKGNKATLIKRIKEC, encoded by the coding sequence ATGAAAAAGATAGGCGTTTATTTCAACAAATTCAAATACAATAAAGAAAAAATTAAAGAGTTTTGTGAAAATGAATGTTTTGAATTTATAGATATTGATTCCATAGATAAATTGAATAATGCGGATCATAGCTGGATAATGATTATGACTGATGAATTTGATGAAAATTTATCTAATTTAAAAATTGGAGTGCCATTAGTTTTAGTTGGGGACCTTACAAAATGTGGTAGCACAACATCATGCTATCAGCTATCAAAAGATTTTAATGATGTTTGCTTACGGGGTTTGGTTGATGTAATTTATCATGGAGGAATTTTAGAAACATTTAATATTGCTGCAAAACCAACTTTTATTAAAAAAGAGTGTATCATACACAACGATATTTTTAATATTGATAAAATTGTGTATAATTTAACTAGAGAATTAATTTATTTTTTTAAAATATCAGATATTCAGAAATTGAGAATAGGTATTTCAGAAATATTGACAAATGCCATTGAGCACGGAAATCTTGAGATAAGCGGAGATAAGAAGTTTGAAGAAACTGAAAATGGTACTTATTTAGAATTTTTGAAACAAAGATTATTAGATGATAGATTTAAAGATAGATATGTTAGTTTGATGATGGAAATAAATTCTGAAATTTTTAAAGTTGTAATAAAAGATATGGGGCAAGGTTTTGATACAAAAAGTATTTCAAATCAGTTTGATGATGATGATTTATTAAAATTACATGGACGAGGCATTCTAATTGCCAAGATGTATTTTGATGAAATTGTTTATAATGAAAAAGGGAATAAAGCAACACTTATTAAAAGGATTAAAGAATGTTAA
- a CDS encoding MBL fold metallo-hydrolase, whose amino-acid sequence MLTILGSRGTIPVSGYEYVKYGGCTPSLFARVDDTAIIFDAGTGIYKINTIKDFKRIHIFLSHLHWDHIMGLPLFSYFYKENIDIFIYIDDKDDLDTSDFIRYLFKEPFFPVSHEKLNCNLSIIKIDYNSKYSFGRYEIIPFPGNHPNGASMFLIGNSKFKCLYATDFEHGTEKDDILIEAASGVNYLIYDTTYTPGDFLGERDGIDKTGWGHSTFEYGAKFAKKSKSKNLVLFHHNPDYIDCYIDEIVIKARKHFSHTIASYDGMILQ is encoded by the coding sequence ATGTTAACAATTCTTGGAAGCAGAGGTACAATTCCTGTATCAGGTTATGAATATGTAAAATATGGAGGGTGTACACCATCTCTGTTTGCAAGAGTTGATGATACTGCTATTATTTTTGATGCAGGGACTGGTATTTATAAAATTAATACTATCAAAGATTTTAAACGGATTCATATATTTCTATCACATCTTCATTGGGATCATATTATGGGGCTACCTCTTTTCTCATATTTTTATAAAGAAAATATAGATATTTTTATTTATATTGATGATAAAGATGATTTGGATACTTCAGATTTCATAAGGTATTTATTTAAGGAACCTTTTTTCCCAGTATCGCATGAAAAATTGAACTGTAATTTATCAATAATAAAAATTGATTATAATAGTAAGTATTCGTTTGGTAGATATGAAATTATCCCTTTTCCTGGTAATCATCCAAATGGAGCAAGTATGTTTTTAATTGGAAATTCAAAATTTAAGTGTCTTTATGCTACTGACTTTGAACATGGGACCGAAAAGGATGATATTTTAATTGAAGCTGCAAGTGGTGTAAATTATTTGATTTATGATACCACCTATACTCCAGGCGATTTTTTAGGAGAGAGGGATGGTATCGATAAAACAGGTTGGGGGCATTCTACTTTTGAATATGGGGCTAAATTTGCAAAGAAAAGCAAATCTAAAAATTTAGTATTATTTCATCATAATCCAGATTATATTGATTGTTATATAGATGAGATAGTAATAAAGGCTAGAAAACACTTTTCACATACGATTGCTTCTTATGATGGTATGATACTTCAATAA
- a CDS encoding citrate (Si)-synthase has protein sequence MSKLKEKLAKKIEEHRPRTTRLVKEFGDTKVCDVTISQVIGGMRGIKCLVTDISYLDPYEGIRFRGYTIPEVMEKLPKPAGCEMPYVEGHFYLLLTGEIPTEEEVQEVINEFKARKQVPQYVFDLLRTMPRDTHPMTMFSAAILSLQRESKFAKAYAEGKMNKFNYWEYMYEDVMDLLAKLPEIGAYIYRMKYKGDTPIPSNPDLDFGGDFAHMMGIDKPYDDVMRMYFILHSDHESGNVSAHTTHLVASALSDAYYSLSAGLNGLAGPLHGLANQEVLKWIQDLRARYGDKMPTKEDLEKFCWDTLNSGQVIPGYGHAVLRKTDPRYTAQREFALKHLPDDELFQIVSMLYEVVPGVLEKHGKAKNPWPNVDAHSGVIQWYYGVREYDFYTVLFGIGRALGVLANITWDRALGYPIERPKSVTTDMLEEIAGIKK, from the coding sequence ATGAGCAAACTTAAGGAAAAATTAGCCAAAAAGATTGAAGAGCACAGACCTAGAACTACCAGGCTTGTAAAAGAATTTGGCGACACAAAAGTATGCGACGTTACTATTTCTCAAGTTATTGGTGGGATGAGAGGGATTAAATGTCTTGTTACAGATATTTCTTACCTTGACCCATATGAAGGAATTAGGTTTCGCGGATATACTATTCCAGAAGTAATGGAGAAGCTTCCAAAGCCAGCAGGTTGCGAAATGCCTTATGTTGAAGGGCATTTTTATCTTCTTTTAACTGGGGAAATCCCAACAGAAGAAGAAGTACAAGAAGTAATCAATGAATTCAAAGCAAGAAAGCAAGTTCCTCAGTATGTATTTGATCTTCTTAGAACAATGCCAAGAGACACTCACCCAATGACAATGTTCTCTGCTGCTATTCTCTCACTTCAGAGAGAGTCCAAGTTCGCTAAAGCTTACGCAGAAGGTAAAATGAATAAATTCAACTACTGGGAATATATGTATGAAGACGTAATGGATCTTCTTGCTAAATTGCCAGAAATTGGTGCTTACATCTACAGGATGAAGTATAAAGGAGATACACCAATCCCATCAAACCCAGACCTTGATTTCGGTGGCGATTTCGCTCACATGATGGGAATTGATAAGCCTTACGATGACGTTATGAGAATGTACTTCATACTTCACTCTGACCATGAAAGTGGTAACGTTTCTGCACATACAACACACCTTGTTGCATCAGCTCTCTCAGATGCTTACTACTCACTTTCAGCAGGATTAAATGGTCTTGCTGGACCATTACACGGTCTTGCTAACCAAGAAGTTCTCAAGTGGATTCAAGATCTTCGTGCAAGATATGGTGATAAAATGCCTACTAAAGAAGATCTTGAAAAATTCTGCTGGGATACTCTTAACAGCGGTCAAGTTATACCTGGTTACGGTCACGCTGTTCTTAGAAAAACTGACCCAAGATACACAGCTCAGAGAGAATTTGCTCTTAAGCACTTACCAGATGATGAGTTGTTCCAAATCGTTAGCATGCTTTATGAAGTGGTACCTGGTGTTCTTGAAAAACATGGTAAGGCTAAAAACCCATGGCCAAACGTTGATGCTCACTCCGGTGTTATTCAGTGGTATTACGGTGTTAGAGAATACGATTTCTACACAGTACTCTTTGGTATCGGTAGAGCTCTTGGTGTTCTTGCTAACATCACATGGGACAGAGCTCTTGGTTACCCAATTGAAAGACCAAAATCTGTTACAACAGATATGCTTGAAGAAATTGCTGGAATTAAAAAGTAA
- a CDS encoding DMT family transporter codes for MFGYTLVLVSALFHSLWNILLKKSDNKYFYNFYMHLANFIIFSFAYVIFFRRYLYLDKITIFVAFIASTFFTFYHLFLSTAYNYDDISKLYPVTTVSPLFVTLWAVLFLKEKIDIVSFIGIIFIIFGVVIIGNIKNIKISRNKGIIYALLAAFAYSLGAIIDKLGVSSGNFILYVYTLTFFMTLYMFIFNRNYVKGNSADYFKKNVWKIFLGGGVLFFSFLTYRYGLKMVNVSYATALRQVNTIFGIFWGYVFFKEKITIYKIIGTVFIGAGVSILKFYV; via the coding sequence ATGTTTGGTTATACTTTAGTTTTAGTAAGCGCACTTTTTCATTCATTATGGAATATATTGCTTAAAAAGTCTGATAATAAATATTTTTATAATTTTTATATGCACTTAGCTAATTTTATCATTTTTTCATTTGCATATGTTATTTTTTTTAGACGTTATTTGTATTTAGATAAAATTACTATATTTGTTGCATTCATTGCATCGACATTTTTTACGTTTTATCACCTTTTTTTATCTACAGCATATAATTATGATGATATAAGTAAATTATACCCTGTAACTACTGTTTCTCCTTTATTTGTTACGCTATGGGCTGTTTTATTTTTGAAGGAGAAAATTGATATTGTTTCTTTTATTGGAATAATCTTTATAATTTTTGGTGTAGTTATAATTGGTAATATTAAGAATATAAAAATATCAAGAAATAAGGGGATAATATATGCTCTTTTAGCTGCTTTTGCTTATTCTTTGGGTGCAATTATTGATAAACTTGGAGTGAGTAGTGGGAATTTTATTCTGTATGTATATACTCTTACATTTTTCATGACTCTGTATATGTTTATCTTTAATCGTAATTATGTGAAAGGTAATTCTGCGGATTATTTTAAGAAAAATGTCTGGAAAATTTTTCTTGGGGGTGGGGTACTTTTTTTCTCATTTTTAACTTATAGATATGGCTTAAAAATGGTAAATGTTTCCTATGCAACAGCTCTAAGACAGGTTAATACGATTTTTGGTATTTTTTGGGGGTATGTATTTTTTAAAGAAAAAATTACTATTTATAAAATAATTGGCACTGTATTTATTGGTGCAGGTGTATCTATTTTGAAATTTTACGTATAA
- a CDS encoding endonuclease III domain-containing protein yields MLNRLYELLFHNYGDLKWWPADTPFEVAVGAILTQNTNWNNVEKAIKNLKEADLLNPYGIFESDENYLKELIRPAGFYNQKCERLKILSEFIIKELKGDILNLKKCGLKEAREKLLTLKGIGKETADSILLYALDFKIFVVDAYTLKLFERLGIGKFSNYDECQEHVHKHFRGDVKLYKNFHALIVEHCKRFCKKYPKCVECFFNSKHCFWVEQIN; encoded by the coding sequence GTGTTAAATAGATTGTATGAATTACTGTTTCACAATTATGGCGATTTGAAATGGTGGCCTGCAGATACTCCTTTTGAAGTGGCTGTTGGTGCTATACTTACGCAAAATACAAACTGGAATAATGTAGAAAAAGCAATTAAAAACTTAAAAGAAGCTGATTTGCTAAATCCTTATGGGATTTTTGAAAGTGATGAAAATTATTTAAAGGAATTAATAAGACCTGCAGGATTTTATAATCAGAAGTGTGAAAGATTAAAAATTCTCAGTGAGTTTATCATAAAGGAACTTAAAGGTGATATTCTTAATTTAAAAAAATGTGGTTTGAAAGAAGCGAGAGAAAAATTGCTTACTTTGAAGGGGATTGGGAAAGAAACAGCCGATTCAATTTTGCTTTATGCTCTTGATTTTAAGATTTTTGTTGTAGATGCATACACATTAAAGCTTTTTGAAAGGTTAGGTATTGGAAAATTTTCAAATTATGATGAATGTCAAGAGCATGTTCATAAACATTTCAGAGGAGATGTAAAGCTTTATAAAAATTTTCATGCATTGATTGTTGAGCATTGTAAAAGATTTTGCAAAAAATATCCAAAATGTGTAGAATGTTTTTTTAACTCAAAGCATTGTTTTTGGGTTGAACAAATTAATTGA
- a CDS encoding lytic murein transglycosylase — translation MIYILLVFLLSSTNLFAENLVLKIKNQFNIPENYIVNSLKKASIDEKSLTLIKMPKENLPFNQYKKLLLTKKRIVEGKKFLKKYNSWLVKSEKIFKVDKNIITAIIGIESFYGKHRFNHKTLNVLYTLSTYFKKRADYFTNELGNFLSFCFKNKLHVESILSSYAGAIGIPQFMPSNVIKYGIDFNKNGKIDIIKEIPDAIGSVANYLHKFGWNYKKPTAIKVNNAKKSLLNRWMTVKILKRKGVSFPFQLKPNYKAKIIKIDNSYWAVFNNFYVLRKYNPSNNYVLTVLILSKKIR, via the coding sequence ATGATTTACATTTTATTAGTGTTCTTACTATCTTCAACCAACCTCTTTGCTGAAAATCTTGTTTTAAAAATTAAAAACCAATTTAATATTCCCGAAAATTATATAGTAAATAGTTTAAAAAAAGCAAGTATAGATGAGAAAAGCTTAACCCTCATAAAAATGCCAAAAGAAAATCTACCATTTAATCAATACAAGAAACTACTTCTTACAAAAAAAAGAATAGTAGAAGGTAAAAAGTTCTTAAAAAAATATAATTCATGGTTAGTAAAAAGCGAAAAAATTTTTAAGGTTGATAAAAACATTATCACTGCAATAATTGGTATAGAATCTTTTTATGGGAAACATAGATTTAATCATAAAACTCTCAATGTACTATATACTCTCTCCACCTATTTTAAAAAAAGAGCCGATTATTTTACTAACGAATTGGGAAATTTTTTAAGTTTCTGCTTTAAGAATAAGTTGCATGTTGAATCAATATTATCATCCTATGCTGGCGCCATAGGAATTCCTCAATTCATGCCATCAAATGTTATAAAATATGGAATTGATTTTAATAAAAATGGTAAAATTGATATTATCAAAGAAATCCCTGATGCCATAGGAAGCGTGGCTAACTATCTACATAAATTTGGATGGAATTATAAAAAGCCAACTGCTATAAAGGTTAACAACGCAAAGAAATCTCTCTTAAATAGGTGGATGACTGTTAAAATCTTAAAACGAAAAGGAGTTAGTTTTCCATTTCAACTTAAACCAAACTATAAAGCCAAAATCATCAAAATTGATAACAGTTATTGGGCAGTATTTAATAATTTTTATGTTTTGAGAAAGTATAACCCAAGTAATAATTATGTTTTAACAGTGCTTATCCTTTCTAAAAAGATAAGGTGA
- a CDS encoding cytochrome c3 family protein: MKKVSVVLAILAFAVTVIAGQGPEVIDLSKSFNVPKTTKKAVKFPHWFHQTKNECTECHLSADGGKDLKSAKTGKKLTAGVVKGTANKVHKEFCWPCHKAKKVPKGKSCNKCHK; the protein is encoded by the coding sequence ATGAAGAAAGTATCTGTGGTATTAGCTATTCTTGCGTTTGCTGTAACAGTTATTGCAGGACAAGGCCCTGAAGTAATTGATTTATCAAAATCATTTAATGTTCCTAAGACAACAAAAAAAGCAGTTAAGTTTCCTCACTGGTTCCATCAGACAAAAAACGAATGTACAGAATGTCACCTCAGTGCTGATGGAGGCAAAGACTTAAAAAGCGCAAAAACAGGAAAAAAACTTACTGCTGGTGTTGTAAAGGGCACTGCTAACAAAGTTCATAAAGAATTTTGCTGGCCATGCCACAAGGCTAAAAAAGTTCCAAAAGGTAAATCTTGTAATAAATGTCACAAGTAA
- the priA gene encoding replication restart helicase PriA, with protein sequence MSAHYNYYKVLLPIPKNGILTYRSEIFIPRGKRVKVSLRNRVEYGIVLDDDIPNENISYKDILEVLDDDFKINDNFIKLIFSIARYYCNDVGVVLNSLISKKIFFSDIEIKNEQKIINKKSFVLNEKQQEIFNGIVKKISKFDVHYIHGVTGSGKTEIYIKLIEKIISEGKQVLYLLPEIALTSQLTKRISERLGFNVDVYHSKLAFKKRQEIFWRFALGYSNILLGTRSALFIPADNIGLIIVDEEHENTLKQDESPYMHLRDMAVLYAKQLNIPIILGSATPSVESFYNCRIGKYNYYHLGERYNNSFMPLIEVVKLNKDEMIGKVLSLKLCDEIGERLKRGEQVILFLNKKGYAHNMICNDCGSHVMCPNCTVGLTFYQRQRKFVCHYCGESFDNYICPACGSDSLYEYSYGIEHVQKVVEELFNVSVLKLDTSEITSHTALEKKLKLFENKEYQILLGTQIIAKGFNFKDVTLVGIVDVDRLLSMPDFRSFERCYQLVHQVGGRAGRFDKPGKILIQTFNTENPFFNFLNDTNSFYNFELSKREAYGYPPYKKLCRILFEHSNKERCEITAFEVTNVIKNELDVQVLGPAKAPIFKIRNKFRYQCIIKSNTLKELHNACKIALEKFHSFKKGNILMKIDIDPYNFM encoded by the coding sequence ATGAGTGCACATTATAATTATTATAAAGTATTATTACCTATTCCTAAAAATGGAATTTTAACTTATAGATCTGAAATCTTCATTCCTAGAGGAAAGAGAGTTAAGGTTAGTTTGCGTAATAGAGTGGAGTATGGAATTGTTTTGGATGATGATATTCCTAATGAGAATATCTCTTATAAAGATATTTTAGAAGTTTTAGACGATGATTTTAAAATAAATGATAATTTCATAAAGCTAATATTTTCTATTGCAAGATATTATTGTAATGATGTTGGCGTTGTTTTAAACAGTTTAATTTCAAAGAAAATTTTCTTTTCTGATATAGAAATAAAAAATGAGCAAAAAATTATTAATAAAAAATCCTTCGTATTAAATGAAAAACAACAGGAAATTTTCAATGGTATAGTTAAAAAAATCAGCAAGTTTGATGTACATTATATTCACGGTGTAACAGGAAGTGGAAAAACTGAAATTTATATTAAGTTGATTGAAAAAATCATATCAGAAGGGAAGCAGGTTCTTTATCTATTGCCAGAGATAGCTCTGACGTCGCAACTTACAAAACGTATTAGCGAGAGACTTGGTTTTAATGTAGATGTTTATCACAGTAAATTAGCTTTTAAAAAGCGACAAGAAATTTTTTGGCGATTTGCTCTTGGTTACTCTAATATTCTTCTTGGTACAAGGAGTGCTCTTTTTATACCAGCAGATAATATAGGTTTGATAATTGTGGATGAGGAACATGAGAATACTTTAAAGCAGGATGAATCTCCATATATGCATTTAAGAGATATGGCTGTTCTTTATGCTAAACAATTGAACATTCCTATAATTTTAGGTTCTGCAACACCTTCCGTGGAGTCTTTTTATAATTGTAGAATAGGTAAGTATAATTATTATCACCTCGGTGAGAGATATAATAATAGTTTTATGCCATTAATTGAGGTTGTAAAATTAAACAAAGATGAAATGATTGGGAAGGTTCTATCTTTAAAGCTTTGCGATGAGATTGGAGAGCGGCTGAAAAGAGGTGAGCAAGTTATTCTTTTTTTAAATAAAAAGGGTTATGCCCATAACATGATTTGCAATGATTGTGGTTCACATGTTATGTGTCCTAACTGCACAGTAGGGCTAACATTTTATCAAAGACAAAGAAAGTTTGTTTGTCATTATTGTGGAGAATCCTTTGACAATTATATTTGTCCTGCTTGTGGTTCAGATTCTTTATATGAATACAGTTATGGAATAGAACATGTGCAGAAGGTGGTGGAGGAGCTTTTTAATGTTTCAGTCTTAAAGCTTGATACAAGTGAAATCACATCACATACTGCTCTTGAGAAGAAATTGAAGTTATTTGAAAACAAAGAATATCAAATTCTCCTTGGGACACAGATTATTGCCAAAGGGTTTAATTTTAAAGATGTTACATTGGTAGGCATTGTGGATGTGGACAGGTTATTGTCTATGCCTGATTTTAGAAGTTTTGAGCGGTGTTATCAGCTTGTACATCAGGTAGGTGGAAGGGCAGGGAGGTTTGATAAGCCAGGAAAAATTTTGATTCAAACCTTCAACACTGAAAATCCTTTTTTTAATTTTTTAAATGATACGAATTCCTTTTATAATTTTGAACTATCAAAAAGAGAAGCTTATGGTTATCCCCCTTATAAAAAATTATGTAGAATTCTTTTTGAGCATTCCAATAAGGAAAGATGCGAAATAACAGCATTTGAAGTAACTAATGTTATAAAAAACGAACTGGATGTGCAAGTTTTAGGGCCTGCAAAAGCACCTATTTTTAAAATAAGAAATAAATTTAGATATCAGTGTATTATTAAATCAAACACTTTGAAAGAGTTACACAATGCTTGTAAAATAGCATTGGAAAAATTCCATTCCTTTAAGAAGGGAAATATTTTAATGAAGATAGATATTGATCCTTACAATTTTATGTAA
- a CDS encoding acetyl-CoA hydrolase/transferase C-terminal domain-containing protein — MSELEKRIRKKSLLSRVMKPEDTIKFFKEAGAGEKVLDLGWSGFTPVGYPKVVPIALADYVEQNGLQGKWKFNLFIVASVGVETEDRWAQLDMIDRRWPYQTGKNIQKAINAGKIRFGSKHLSMFAQDLKYGFYTKDRGGKLDFALIEASAITEDGGIVLAGSVGSAPEIIDIADKIIVEINTGVPSFEGMHDILSTDLPPYRKPYLITKVNDRIGYTYVPCDHDKIIAIVESKMPDNGRALTPPDELSKTIAGHIMEFFKHEVKMGRLPKNLLPLQSGVGNIANAIVGGFVDGDFENLMVWTEVLQDTMLDLFDTGKLSFASATSLSLSNDGFKRFFDKFEEYKSKIVLRPQQISNNPELIRRLGCIGMNTPVEFDIYAHANSECVAGVRMINGLGGSGDFERNAYLSIMHAPSCRATKTDEFGISTVVPKASHIDHTEHDIDVLVTEQGLADLRGLAPKDRAREIINKCAHPAYKDYLLDYLERAEKQTGYAHEPHLLDECFKMHISLQQNGTMRFWEVK; from the coding sequence ATGTCTGAATTGGAAAAACGTATACGCAAGAAAAGTCTTCTTTCAAGAGTTATGAAACCTGAGGATACTATTAAGTTTTTCAAAGAAGCGGGAGCCGGGGAGAAGGTGCTTGATCTTGGATGGTCAGGTTTTACTCCTGTTGGTTATCCAAAAGTAGTGCCAATTGCTCTCGCTGACTACGTAGAACAAAATGGACTTCAAGGGAAATGGAAATTCAATCTTTTCATAGTCGCATCTGTTGGGGTAGAGACAGAGGACAGATGGGCTCAACTTGATATGATTGACAGAAGATGGCCTTATCAAACAGGTAAAAACATTCAAAAGGCAATCAATGCCGGAAAAATTCGCTTTGGTTCAAAACACCTTTCAATGTTTGCTCAAGACCTTAAATATGGATTTTATACAAAAGATAGAGGCGGTAAACTTGACTTCGCACTAATCGAAGCATCTGCAATCACAGAGGATGGTGGAATCGTACTTGCTGGTTCTGTTGGTTCTGCACCAGAAATTATTGATATTGCAGATAAAATAATCGTAGAGATTAATACTGGTGTCCCAAGTTTTGAAGGTATGCATGATATTCTTTCCACTGATTTACCTCCATACAGAAAACCTTACCTCATAACAAAAGTTAATGATAGAATTGGTTACACTTATGTTCCATGTGACCATGATAAAATTATAGCAATTGTCGAATCAAAAATGCCTGATAACGGCCGCGCTCTTACACCTCCAGATGAGCTTTCAAAGACAATCGCCGGCCACATTATGGAATTCTTTAAACATGAAGTTAAAATGGGAAGACTTCCTAAAAACCTTCTTCCACTCCAATCTGGTGTTGGTAATATTGCTAATGCTATTGTAGGTGGGTTTGTGGATGGTGACTTTGAAAACCTTATGGTTTGGACTGAAGTTCTTCAGGATACAATGCTTGACCTTTTTGATACAGGAAAACTCAGCTTCGCATCTGCAACATCATTATCTCTATCAAACGACGGATTTAAGAGATTCTTTGATAAATTTGAGGAATATAAGTCAAAAATAGTTTTAAGACCTCAGCAAATTTCTAATAACCCAGAACTTATTAGAAGATTAGGTTGTATTGGTATGAATACACCTGTCGAGTTTGATATTTATGCCCATGCTAACTCCGAATGTGTTGCAGGTGTAAGGATGATCAACGGGCTAGGTGGTTCTGGCGATTTTGAAAGAAATGCTTACCTGTCAATTATGCACGCACCATCATGCCGTGCGACAAAAACTGATGAATTCGGTATATCAACAGTAGTACCAAAAGCATCTCACATTGACCATACAGAGCATGACATTGATGTACTTGTTACAGAGCAAGGGCTTGCAGACCTCAGAGGACTCGCACCAAAAGACAGAGCTCGCGAGATCATCAATAAATGTGCTCACCCTGCTTATAAAGATTATCTTCTTGATTATCTTGAAAGAGCAGAAAAGCAAACAGGTTATGCTCATGAGCCACATCTGCTTGATGAATGCTTCAAAATGCATATAAGTCTTCAGCAAAATGGCACCATGAGATTCTGGGAAGTTAAATAA